Genomic segment of Malus domestica chromosome 15, GDT2T_hap1:
TCCACTGCTTCCCTTTGAACTTGAAGTTCTTCTGAGATTTCGATCCACCAGTATTGGTAAACTGATTACCAACTTTACTGTTCTTAGATGAAATATCTAAGCTAGAAAATGCAGGTTCAGTGCTATTGTCTTCATGCCTAGTTAATCTTAATTCATACCCTTTCAGGATGGCAACCACATCTTGTGCATCAATTACATCAATATCTTTAGTATTTTCAATAACAGAAGCAATACTATCATATGATTTAGGTAAACTGATCAACAACTTTTGCACAATTCTTTGATTACTAAGATCTTCACCATAACTTTTCATCTGatttatcaaatcaaacaaCCTGGCTAAATATGCAGCTAGAGATTCACTTTCACCCATACGAGTATATTCAAAATCACGACGAAGACCTTGTAATTTCACAGATCATACCTGTTTATCTCCTACGAACTTTTGCTTCAGAATATCCCAAGCTGCCTTCGCAGTTTCTAGAGTTGCAATCTGTGGAAAAATTTGATCCGACACTGCTCCTTGAATGATTCCAAGAGCCCTCGCATCCTTGACCAAATTTTCATGATGCAATTTCATCTCCGCCTCTGCTATCTCACCTTCCGCCTTCGCTAGAGGTAGAAAACCCATTTCAACAATGCTCCATAGCTCGTGAGATCggaaaattgttttcattcgAATTTGCCAGAAATCGAAATTCTCTCCGTTGAATATCGGAGCGCGAAGCTCTCCTCCCCCAGATCCAGCCATGTTAGACTAAGATTTCACTTCTCACTCTCACTGACTTTCTCTGCAACGAAATGTTGCTAGAACAAACCCTCACAAAATCTACGCCCAGAAAATCAAACCCAAtttggctctgaggccatgttagtgtaaaaacaaactttaaCCTTCCCTGTGAGCTGTGACTCCCAGGTACGTTCTGTATTATGGAATAAAAACTGTTTACACcaatgaagaagatgatgcagtgagagaaagagatgaaGAATGCAGAGAATATGACTCTACAAATGATTTCACTGTTTCATTCCACTGAGAGTGGGTGAGGAAAAGTCACACTCCTCTTAATTGCAATTACAATTTAAACTTGGCAATATTCAAAATTACATCCAACCAATCCTAGTCATCCATCTTACATCCTATGAGATGAAGGCACATATACACTCACTTGTTTAAGACCTATGAGACTTAATACGAAAGCATACACACAATCCTAGCAATATGAGCTAGAAACCAACTGCCACATCAGATCACAATTTACACACTAACATTAGGCAGCCACTATAATGTGAAAATTACAACAATCGTTGCAGGAGACGCATAGGAACAGCAGTTGCATGCACTGAAAACTGTGAATGTAAAGTTGCAATCTTCATACCGAAATGTCTGCCAAAAAAACTACGCCTGTGTTTGGGGCATGCATGGACAAGTGACTAGACTGTTCGATCGATGACATCCACGGGAAAATGCAAACACCAGAGTGAATATTACAGAAGGTAAAAACCTGTTTGTCAATGTCACAATAATGGTAGGAGAGGACATAAGAAAAAGGAATTTGCTAGTAGGATTTTATGGGTGTGCTAAACGAACGAAAAAGCAAGAGCATATTTGATATATCACTCCAACCACCGAGACATCACCTTCCACACTACCCAGTACTAATTGTCAAACCATCAAAGAGATGGCCAAAAGTCCACTTTTAATAAGACTAATATTGTCTCTAACTTGTTAATTACCAATTGCACAGTCTAACAGGCATtgatttttatcacaaaaaccCTTGATATTAGTTATAGTGGGAttatgatatttaaactcttctttttctATGTCTTTACCCGATGTGGGATTTTTCAACACACTCCCTAACGTGGAACCCAATTAGTGAGTCACACGTCGGAGATCCACACATTGACAACCACGTGGAGTCAAGTAAAGTCACCCAACATGCAAGGCCAAGGGACCCACCTATCATGTGGTAGTACAAACCCCCTCCCTAACTCTAATACCATGTCAAATTATCAGAGAGGAACCGAAGGCCCACTTCTAATAATGTCagtattgtccccaacttgttAATTACaactaggggtggttcggtatgggatcccataccgaaacccttgtcccgattcccaaaccgaaattttcgggaatcccaatttcaatactgatcccaaaccaaattttcgggaatcccaattttccGGAACcccgaaatagtttcgggatttcgggacaaatcgggaatcccaaaatggttttgggcttttggactaaaatttgacatattatgcttttgggctaaaattcaaccttttatattgaaaaattgacATATAGGCAGACTCAATCTACCAATTTGTTTCTACTAATCTGTGCACACAAATCTGCCAATCAAATGGCAAGGCCCAGTTAGTCTCTGCCTATTTGTTTCTGCCTATTCAAAAGCAATCTGCCAATCTGAAACGTTAATATGTGCTTGAGTAAACTAGTGCAATTATCTATAATCATGCCAGTCCCCAAAATTACGTCTAAAACGTTAATATATGCTTGAGTAAACTTctgtacatatataatataaatattatagATAGATGTAAAGTTTTCTCAAGCAAATTGTAACTTATAATCTATCCATGTATCCATCTATCAATCTCCCGTGTTTATTCTGCATCTATGTATCCATCTATCAATCTTCTGTGATTTAAAAATTCTGAATATGTTCCGCTATCTATCTTAGGGCTCCTTCCTGTATACGGTCCATCATCGATTTCCAATGCTCCTTCAGTATTTCAATTTTCACTATTGTAGTTAGATGATGTTCCCCTTAAAGATGTGCTCCTatatatttagaaattaaataatatatatattttttattttttttcggttcggtttgggaataCCGAAATCCCAAAAACTTGAGACCAATTCCCGTACTGAAATTTCGGGATCGGTTTGGTATTGGATACtgaaattttcgggaatttcggtttggtttcgggaatttttcggttcggtttgagatttttgggatttttttccaacCCTAATTACAACCTGCACAGTCCCATGGCCTCAATTAAAGTGGGGttagaatgtttttttttaagtcaaGTAAGATATCTTTCATTACATTAAAAACTAGTATAATGCCCAAAAAGAACCAAGTGAACAAGTACAGTTAAAGTAAAAGGCCCAAGCAAAATGAGAGTGGCAACTCAAGATGCAACATCGTCATATCCTCGGGGAAAGCCAAACTCCGAATCGAGAAAGTAGACACCAGATCAAAATCCCTTTCACGAATCcctgcaaatatatacaaagTATCTTATGGGTGTAAAGTGAGGCTAGGGGTATATAAAATACCCAACACAACACTTGGCCTCGATAGGGATCCGACATGCCGGTTGGGGGAGGGAAAGTGAGGAAGGGAAGTGGATCTGATATCCAATTTCTGATCGGAGCCTACAAATCCGAACACATGTAGGATGAGGATGAACCATCACCGCTAGGGAGGGAGGAGGGAAAATTAAAAGACATAAAACAGTAAAAGCAAACGAAAAACGCGAGATAAGGAGCATGAAACCCAAATCTGAGACAAGCTCAATGGAGTTAGGATATTTTAACCATTATTTTTCTCTGTCTCTGGGAAGTGGATATGATATCCAATTTCAGATCGGAGCCTGCAAATTTGACCACATGGTGGGATGAGGATGAACCATCACAGCTAGGGAGGAGGGAAAATTAAAAGACATAAagaagtaaaagcaagcaaaaaACGCGAGATAAGGAGCGTGAAACCCAAATATGAGACAAGCTCAATGGAGTTAGGATATTTAAACCATTATTTTTCTGTCTCTGCTAGATGTGGCTGTTTCAACACCCATTACTAATCTTTGTGTATAGAATCCAAGGTCCAACATCACAGAATGGAGACATTTCCATCCCATAGCAAATATTTATTTAACGGGCTTCGCTTCACTTAAAACATGTTTACTTCAGTGAAGTAAAGCCCGTTAGATAAGTATTTGTAACACACATAAATGTAAGAATATGATCTGAGATACTGTTTGGACCTAAAATTACACTATCGGCCCGAGTAATCGAGGCCGTTGGATGAGCATAATTTTAAACAGTTGGACAACAAAGTGGTTGAAattattttcaattattattgagaaataatattgtgattttatcataataattattttctAATAATATATTGAATTATCTATAGCATAGTTGGGTAATAAAGTCGTGGTGATTTGATCAATGCGATGCGATTTAATACTGCTGCAATTTTGTGGAAAAATCTTGAAAAGAGTCCGAGTATGGCAGGAAGATGATCAAGTTCAAAGACTAATCAGATAATGAAGATTGCATGCACAAATATAAATGTGATGGAAGATAATGATTATATTTTTGGTAAAAGGCATGGTGAAGGAAGATAATGATTACATCTATGGCTGCAAACGGGTTTGCACAAATAATAAGGGAGCATTCTATGGTTGCCATGTGGAATAATGGGATAAAGGAAAATCATGGTCTTGGATAATGATGACACAAGGAGCCTAAGTTGGCTAGAACATTTTCTATGGTGTTTTGATAAAGCATGGCTACTGATGGGTTTTTGATGAAAAGAGGCCTAGGTGGTCTAGAAATGTGATGTGATAAGCCTAGATGGACTTTTATTAGGTTTGAAAAGTCTTGGAACAAATCCCACAGCTCAGTTTGAAGGATATGCCTTGGTTTCTGAGTGATGTGGATCAATTTCAATTCCACGAATTAGAGTTGCAGTGGAACTCTGCAAAATTATCTGGCCATGCTAAGCAACGATACgtccctataaatacagaggcacTGTGCAACGAAAAaagccccctccaattcaacacacaactgccctgcgtaaaacctcgctctacgcgaaacatCTCATcaacttttgaaatttttatttttatttttctgccaacacatcttcagtttggataaacaacattgtgaaggcaactggcgaacatcttcagtttggataaacagcactgttgccATAGAATCAGCTGACCccgaagcaccttcagtttggataaacagcactgtgtcGAGATcgattggttatctatccaagtctcagtcgagagggattttcgaatccttattggcagaggtcatctcattagccttttcggcaaagtgaggtgttacgaattactaggctcggcacattgaacgccgagttgtttatgattggttttcacaagtaggttttagagttagtctagtgtcgattcggcgtgcttatactttcacgaatataatcaccgtgaccgaATCCGGcgtcgacgatttgtgaacttcgcagaattagcagccttgtctttaggctctagaatccaaaggccgagacatgttccttcctcggtcgcagtcGCAAAATCAAGAAGTCAATTGCgcgcccaacgcaacatcaacacatttgacTCATTGactgagctcggccgacgagttggcatgccccgtaTCAACCGAAtgatgtagttagctcattagttactcgacctgtgcgccacgtaggtttggtagtttttaaggtcaacagATACATATGGATGACAACTATTCTATTCTCTTGCTCCTCAAAAGCCCAAAATGTTGTTGTATATCCAAGTAATTGAAATTAGGCTCACATTCTTCTTTTTGCTaatccattgattaaaatcctattcattttcaatttttgatcaagatccttgaatattaataacatcattaattatttgaaataataaaatatttttttttaaatatattcctttagtgttaaaaatgttacaattagtatatttatatttatgactaaattttttatcatatatttttatttttagtttgtacctatttttaatttgtaccattttttttcatttttaatttgtacccatatattagtttctttttgtgcccatattttgtaaagttttatttgtgtttatacccatgtgtatactgaaacatcccacatcgcccagggaagtggatcctctaagccttatatgtatatttcaaTCTCTACCTAGCTtaaggtcttttgggagctcactgactttgggttctatcggaactccgaagttgaacgagtagcgcgcgagagcaatcccatgatgggtgacctactgggaagttttcgtgcgagtttctagaaacaaaaccgtgggggcgtggtcggggcccaaagcggacaatatcgtgctacggtggaatcgagtccaggatgtggtggggacccgggccaggatgtgacaatttggtatcaaagtctAACCCTGGTCGTAAcatgccgacgaggacgtcaagCCCCTAAGGGacgtggattgtaacatcccacatcgtccagagaagtggatcctctaagccttatatgtatattccaatctctacctagcataaAGCCTTTTAAGAGCTCActagctttgggttccatcggaaccccgaagttaagcgagtagcacgcgagagcaatcccatgatggatgacctactaggaagttctcatgtgagttcctagaaacaaaaccgtgagggcatggtcggggctcaaagcagacaatatcgtgctacgatggagtcGAGTCCGGGATGTTgtgggggcctgggccgggatgtgacatataccgtcacgtgacattatatatttaatcaatgatagaaaaattacatatggtatatttatgttttatgcctaaattttgtatcatatatttatatttttagtttgtacccacttttaatttgcaacatttttttcaatttgtagtattttcttttagcgactatattttttaaaaattcatttgtactcataatttttttatcttttatctgtaccctaatttatttataatgtacccattcttctttattaatgtaccactttgttttgccatttattatttcttatttttacatagtttttatccatttattcaatcaaaatgattgaatttttttattgtaaccgtttctaacaTTATTATaatgtaaccgtttctaattgtaaccatttattttaaatttacagGATTATAAATTTcttatgtgaaatgtaccaatttttttaacactacggatacattcttttgccatttattatttcttatttttacatagtttttatccatttattcaatcaaaatgtttgaattttttttattgtaaccgtttctaatagtattataatgagagattttaaatttataggattataaatcttataaaatatcaaacaattaatataaaaactataaaaatataaatattaattgtaatataatgaggtgtacaaagtcaagggactttgatcaaaccttgaatatcattaaggttttagtcaaagaatgttaaggattagggaccacATCCAAAGGGGCCCTTGAATATTTCACAAATTGTCTATCGAAAAAGGTACTAATTCGAGTAATTTCACGAACCGATAGACCGCAGAAGTTCACATTCTTCTTGCATTAATCTTTCTGAATATTACAATCAAGCTCATATAAACAAGGAGCAGTCGTTTAGCAAACTGTTAACAGAGTAACATATTCAAGAGTTGTACTCGATAAAGTTTCGGCAAACCCATGCCTGTgtgtagggatgggcaatggttatgcgggcgcgtaaccgcggttaatttacccataaccgtttatgctcatacccgcataaccgtttacccgttgggtaattgcctaaacggttatatccatacccataaccatttataaacggttaaccatacccataaccgcatacccatttaaccgtaaccgtttaatacccgtttacccatttaccctttttaacccatttatcctttttttttttaccataacccatttttcacccgtctacatgttttttaacaacttaaaaatttaaaaaaaaaattgtcataatattAATCCCTCCAAGGATTTTCTAGCTTCTGCTTGTTGTTTGCCTTGTGTTGGCTTTCTGTTTGGTTGGCTTCTTAGCCCAGGTTCTGTTGTtccagttttcaaaaaaaaaaaaaaaaagaaaaaaaaaaaaaaaaaagaaagatgcagtattcaaattgaagagagATGATTGTTGGGTTAATAACCCAATTTTCCATCCCCTGTCAAACAGCCCCgtatgtgtttgtgtgtgtatatatatatatatatatatattctcatcccctGTCAAACAGGCTGTGTGTCATTAATAGTGAGAGACTCGAAAACGTTTACATATCCTGCTAGCAAATTCTTGTTTCCTAAAAACAAACTCGAATAAGTTTCTGCAACATGTCATTTGCATACTGTACATGTTACATAAAGCTTATTGTTCAGAGTGATCCGTTGATCCCTTTTCATCTTTTTACCTCATTGGTAGTGTTgaatgtatattttcatctttACTTTTTCTACATTTTGATAAGTTCAGTGTATAACAGCTAATGGTGGTCGTTGTAATTCCTAGGCCATGTTAAACCATTCGTTGTTTACAGCATAGGCTACTTTTTTCAGTTTCATATTAACGTATGACAACAGTACGGACTCCTATGTTGCTTATGAATGAAGAAAACTACAGACAAGCAGACCTAAAGAGAGATCCGAAAGCAGAGAAATATGATAacttatttgggatttttttttttttcgtcatTAACCATCTTGATGGAAAAAACTTACAGATCTCGGTGGAGACTTTGCCATGAGGATTTGTGGACCCTTTACAAAGAAGCTATTGGAGTCGCTTTCTGTAGTGCTGGAGGTCATAGAAGCGACATCCTTTGACCTACCCGTCAACTTTAGCCTAGGAAAATGATCACCCCAGATATCATATGTATATTCATCCCCAAGCCGAGCCTTTTCTTCTTCAGCACTTTTCCGATCAGAGAGTTTGGACCCAGGGGCTCTAACATGCGGAGAAATAGGGGATGTTGAAGCCAGATAAGAGGAAGAGCATACCAAATTAGGTGCAGGCCTACTGGAACCAGGAATGGTGGCAGAAGGCAATAAAACAGTTCTGGCCGCAGGTTTTCTTGGTGCTGGTGGTTGCACTTGAGAAGCAAAAGTTGGGTGGTTATTGCAATATTTTATAGAAACCTCCGGCTGTGACAAGTTTGCCTTAGAAGCAGATTTAAAAACATGACTCTTCCGGAAGTGTTGTTGAGCCACTTGAGTAAATGGATTTCTGGCCTCAACAGCTTGGCCCACATCAGGAGATAGCGGCCACGTCTGTTTTGGTATTACAGATGAGACTGGAGACAAGGGTGATGAAGGTGTAGAATTTCCACTTTGActacttgaaacttcaaaaagtCCTGTGAATTTTGCACCGGCACCCTTTCTCTTCTTACGCCTTCTACCCTTTTCCTGTCCAGTTTTGACTGTGAGGTTACCAGGTTGGGATGCTTCTAGTTCATTGGGATTCTCAACTGACACAGATTTAGAAGTCAATGAGAAAGCCATGGCTTTGTTCTTTGTCGTATCTGACAAATAATTAGTTTGTTCATGACCCTGTAGCATTTGATCTGCATGTTGAGCAAATTTTTCCCGCTCTGAGGCCCCAGCCTGGTCATCGGGATATCTACCAACAGATGATGCCTGCATTGAGGTTTTATCTTCCCGAACTGATCTTAGCAAACTGTTTATCTCACCAGACACAGAAAATCTACTGTCTCTATAATTATGCGCATGAGATGATTTTCCTGAACTACTTTTAGAAGTAACCAAGGAACTTTTTCCGCTCGTGTACAAACAATCATCGGAACAAAAGGCAGGCACCTGGGGTAATATATACCAAAATACTAGAAACATCAAGGAGACAACCAGAAATACTGCTGAAGAGTATTTTTTGACGCGCATCCAGACCATTGATTTCTTGCATATATTGATCATACGCAAAGGAATGCTTGCCTTCATGGGGATCACCAGAATACCAGAATTCACGGCCAGCTCAAGATCCCGTTGTACCAAGGCTGCAGAAAAATCAGTCAGGTACGATATCAGAAGTTTTGCTGATTCTCCAGGTTCAAGAGTAAAACCTTTGCAAGTTTGTACCATAAACCCATCCATCCCACACTCTTTTCCAGAAACTGTGATTCTTCTAATCTCCAGAGGAAAGTCTCCTGTATTCTTAGCATAGAGCTGCCTTGATAATGGCTGTATACAAGAATGAGTGACGTTTTCCATGCGAAACATGTCTGGAGGAGAAAAGTCAAGAGGAATTTGTAAGCTGAGGTTGAATTCTACACTCTGAACAGGCTCAGACTCTTCAAGAAGAAGCAAGGATAGCAACCCTCCAGATCCCCTCAGAGATAACCACTCCACACCAGATAGATTGTTTCTTATCAGGGCCGAACTTCTCCAATCACATCGATTTGAAGGGTGAAACAATACTGGTCCAAGAGATGCTCTACCATTGGGTTGAACATAAGCCTCTGTTTGTGCATTTTCTGCTATTGAGAACCCATACCTACTTGGAGAAGTGGATTCATTACAAACCATGCTACCCAATGAAGGAGGCTGTGTAAGACCATCCGCACTCTTACATCGGTCAATAATCTCCCCTGAGTTCAGTATAAGCTGCATCACTACCGGCGCTTGGCTAGGATTCTTTACAGTGATCCATTTAGAGTTATGACTTCCTACCTGAAGCATTGGGAAGAATACCTCATGATCAGTGAGCACAGACACGCCACTTCTGGTATCTTGAGATTTCCATTTTCGTAGCACCAACTCATCTGCCTCTGCTGTCTCCGTTGCCTTCATGTATAGGATCACATTAACATTTTGGTTACTATGGATGTTCATGTTtgtgggtaaaaaaaaaaacacgttaTATAATTGGTTATGGATAGTTCATGTCTAAAAAATCTCAAACAACACAAAAAAGAGTTAATCAGTTATGGATAGTTCATGGCTAAATAACCTCGAACACCACAAAAAAGAGTTAAACTGATTCAGAAATATACGGCACAATAACAGCCATAGTAACAAGCATGCTCTACCTTTAGGCAATAAAATTGTAGAGACAGGCATGCAATCTTTTATAACTCTTTTAAAGCTATTTGATCAATGGAGTGGACACCTGCTGACTCCAGTGCCTTGAAGATGAGGAACCTTGAAAGAAATATACTTTTTGCAAATAACTAAGGAGCATGCATGTTTGATACTAATAAATGAAAGGGAACGTTCTTGATCACTTAGTCAAAAGACAAAGAGACACTTAGTCAAAAGACAAAGAGACAACAAACAAAGGCACGGCAAGCTGTATACAGCAATCAAACTTCGAAAGCTAATCCAGTTTCACACAAAAATgagaatacacacacacacaaacatacACAGAGAGAGGTAAAATCTGCCTACCATGATCGGTAATGGCAACTGCATGTCACTTTCAGAGAACTCTGTCTGCATATCACCCGATTCACTCCTTTCAGACTGATGTTCATATTCAATGGTGGAATCATTCCAATGTCTTGTACAAATATGAATAAAATCCTGGCAAGGAATTTCAATCTGAGAGCTACTTGAGTCATTTGTCTGTATAAGTAACTTACATTGTCCATCTAATTTGACAAGTGGCTCAGTACAAGCAACAACAGCAACATATGTGTCGCTGCCAGGGAAAAGTAGTAAGCCTTCAATGTACTTAATCTGCAAGGTTCTACCATCCGCAACTTCAGTAATCTCAAGAAGTCTCAAAAGGTAAGTAGCAGAATTCTTCAGAGATATAGCAACAGCAGTTTCATTGGCAGAATAGGGGACCAAAACCTCAAGAGATGCCGAGATAGGTACTTCAAGATCATCATTCATTGCTGTTCCATCCACTTCAGCCTCAAAGGGAAGCATAACAGTATCAGACTTGTCCTCAGAAGGCCTTAGCAACTGCATACAAATTGCACCATAAATTCTTCCTTTCGATTCAATTGAGAAGTCTATTTCTATGATAGTTTCACTGCTGTGTGGACCAATCTCCCAGTTCATAAGGGGCCTCATGGCCAGAAGAGGCAAACCAACTTGTCCAGTACTCACAACCAGACGTTCTTTAACACTCAGCAACCCAAGTTCATCGGAACCTTGAAGTTTCTCAGTACTACATATTGCCTCTGCATGATGGGAAGTATGCTCCAGAGACACTGATATCCATGCTGTAACTTCCTTCACgttgaaaatttgatcaaagGAGTTAAACAACGACAAATTCTTACTCCACCTTCCCCTGGAAGAAACATCCATGTCCAATAAAGGATGAATCCCATAAGGAGACTCTATGGCAAAACCTTTCGCCTGAACCAAGAAACCACCTGAGCTTGTCTGCAAAATTAGACGAGCAGAGGACAAGCCCAACCATCTAGgtaaaaatacaaaacaaattgAAGCTGTTTCACCAGGTCCTAACTTAGTCTCGCTAAAGTTGCAAGGATAGAATTGCATGTCAGTACTGAATGGTTCATAAACATGTAAAATGGTGTCATTGCATGTATTTGCCACAGTTAAGAAAGCTAACGATGGAAAATTCATATACTTTTGTCCCCAATCCAATACTGCAGGGCTAATTTCTACATAGGGTGAGGGGGAACCAGTGAAAGAACTAAATTTGGTCATCTCAGTGTTCTTGTTTGGCCTAAAATTTGTGCTCTTCTGATAAAGTAAAGGTCCGCTACAAGAAGAAAGATCGTTTTGATTAGAGCTATCAGCTTGAATGGATGAC
This window contains:
- the LOC103431587 gene encoding uncharacterized protein isoform X4, producing MTKFSSFTGSPSPYVEISPAVLDWGQKYMNFPSLAFLTVANTCNDTILHVYEPFSTDMQFYPCNFSETKLGPGETASICFVFLPRWLGLSSARLILQTSSGGFLVQAKGFAIESPYGIHPLLDMDVSSRGRWSKNLSLFNSFDQIFNVKEVTAWISVSLEHTSHHAEAICSTEKLQGSDELGLLSVKERLVVSTGQVGLPLLAMRPLMNWEIGPHSSETIIEIDFSIESKGRIYGAICMQLLRPSEDKSDTVMLPFEAEVDGTAMNDDLEVPISASLEVLVPYSANETAVAISLKNSATYLLRLLEITEVADGRTLQIKYIEGLLLFPGSDTYVAVVACTEPLVKLDGQCKLLIQTNDSSSSQIEIPCQDFIHICTRHWNDSTIEYEHQSERSESGDMQTEFSESDMQLPLPIMATETAEADELVLRKWKSQDTRSGVSVLTDHEVFFPMLQVGSHNSKWITVKNPSQAPVVMQLILNSGEIIDRCKSADGLTQPPSLGSMVCNESTSPSRYGFSIAENAQTEAYVQPNGRASLGPVLFHPSNRCDWRSSALIRNNLSGVEWLSLRGSGGLLSLLLLEESEPVQSVEFNLSLQIPLDFSPPDMFRMENVTHSCIQPLSRQLYAKNTGDFPLEIRRITVSGKECGMDGFMVQTCKGFTLEPGESAKLLISYLTDFSAALVQRDLELAVNSGILVIPMKASIPLRMINICKKSMVWMRVKKYSSAVFLVVSLMFLVFWYILPQVPAFCSDDCLYTSGKSSLVTSKSSSGKSSHAHNYRDSRFSVSGEINSLLRSVREDKTSMQASSVGRYPDDQAGASEREKFAQHADQMLQGHEQTNYLSDTTKNKAMAFSLTSKSVSVENPNELEASQPGNLTVKTGQEKGRRRKKRKGAGAKFTGLFEVSSSQSGNSTPSSPLSPVSSVIPKQTWPLSPDVGQAVEARNPFTQVAQQHFRKSHVFKSASKANLSQPEVSIKYCNNHPTFASQVQPPAPRKPAARTVLLPSATIPGSSRPAPNLVCSSSYLASTSPISPHVRAPGSKLSDRKSAEEEKARLGDEYTYDIWGDHFPRLKLTGRSKDVASMTSSTTESDSNSFFVKGPQILMAKSPPRSVSFFHQDG
- the LOC103431587 gene encoding uncharacterized protein isoform X2, giving the protein MFRGLSHATKAFRLLMVLACTLFYLTTYRQCSGNGEILSEYDSCGSYGDNLNVAFADNFLGDTSLGCGVPRTHFNLDKICTSSRLFCFPSTLPGFLEHKLKVADFGVSGDQSDDISSIGSTEDSKLANNKSWSSDNGIFKLFNGGIVSCSLNSKEATNELSSIQADSSNQNDLSSCSGPLLYQKSTNFRPNKNTEMTKFSSFTGSPSPYVEISPAVLDWGQKYMNFPSLAFLTVANTCNDTILHVYEPFSTDMQFYPCNFSETKLGPGETASICFVFLPRWLGLSSARLILQTSSGGFLVQAKGFAIESPYGIHPLLDMDVSSRGRWSKNLSLFNSFDQIFNVKEVTAWISVSLEHTSHHAEAICSTEKLQGSDELGLLSVKERLVVSTGQVGLPLLAMRPLMNWEIGPHSSETIIEIDFSIESKGRIYGAICMQLLRPSEDKSDTVMLPFEAEVDGTAMNDDLEVPISASLEVLVPYSANETAVAISLKNSATYLLRLLEITEVADGRTLQIKYIEGLLLFPGSDTYVAVVACTEPLVKLDGQCKLLIQTNDSSSSQIEIPCQDFIHICTRHWNDSTIEYEHQSERSESGDMQTEFSESDMQLPLPIMATETAEADELVLRKWKSQDTRSGVSVLTDHEVFFPMLQVGSHNSKWITVKNPSQAPVVMQLILNSGEIIDRCKSADGLTQPPSLGSMVCNESTSPSRYGFSIAENAQTEAYVQPNGRASLGPVLFHPSNRCDWRSSALIRNNLSGVEWLSLRGSGGLLSLLLLEESEPVQSVEFNLSLQIPLDFSPPDMFRMENVTHSCIQPLSRQLYAKNTGDFPLEIRRITVSGKECGMDGFMVQTCKGFTLEPGESAKLLISYLTDFSAALVQRDLELAVNSGILVIPMKASIPLRMINICKKSMVWMRVKKYSSAVFLVVSLMFLVFWYILPQVPAFCSDDCLYTSGKSSLVTSKSSSGKSSHAHNYRDSRFSVSGEINSLLRSVREDKTSMQASSVGRYPDDQAGASEREKFAQHADQMLQGHEQTNYLSDTTKNKAMAFSLTSKSVSVENPNELEASQPGNLTVKTGQEKGRRRKKRKGAGAKFTGLFEVSSSQSGNSTPSSPLSPVSSVIPKQTWPLSPDVGQAVEARNPFTQVAQQHFRKSHVFKSASKANLSQPEVSIKYCNNHPTFASQVQPPAPRKPAARTVLLPSATIPGSSRPAPNLVCSSSYLASTSPISPHVRAPGSKLSDRKSAEEEKARLGDEYTYDIWGDHFPRLKLTGRSKDVASMTSSTTESDSNSFFVKGPQILMAKSPPRSVSFFHQDG